The stretch of DNA CAAGAAATTAAAAACTTATCCAGTTTATTAATCAGTTCAAATGACAATAGTGTTGAGATAGCTTTTCAATTATTAACCAATTATAATGAGGTGATTGAACAAGTGACAAAAGAACTTGTTTTGATTGCTCAATTATCTTGGAACGATACACTTCGCAAGCAAGCCTACCAATTCTTACAAAAACAGTACGACACAAAGCAGTTGGAACAATGGAACGAGGATTTTCGCCTTTTTCATATCTATAACAACCTTTTTGATATTGAAGATTTTGACAAGAACTGGGAGTGGTTTGAACGCCATGAATTGGTACGCCTCGATTATATGCCGCTAATTATTCAAAATAGTGAGTATGCAGGAGAATATTTTGCCATTGCCGAAACCCTTGCAGAGTATTACAAAAAGCGTTTGGATTGGGCAGAGCGTTATTATCATATTCCATTAGCGCATAATCCCCAAAATCTCAATGTATTGATTACCTTGGCAAATCTTTACAAAAATGGTTTTCATCACTATGACAAAGCATTGCTTTATTACAATAAAATGCTCTATTTTGAAGAAACCCATTACGATGCACTAGAAGCCAAAGGCACCTTGCTCTTGGAATATATGAAAAAGGTAGATGAGGCAATCAAGACCTTTGAGCTAGCACTCAACTTTCACCCCCAAGATGAAGTGTTGCGCATTTGGTTAGCCGATGCTTATATGGAAAAAAATACGACCACATCATTTCCCTTAGGCAAGAAAATATTAGAAACACTCCTAGAGCAATCGCCCTCTAATTCTTTTGCATGGACCATCTATGGCAATCGACTTTGGCTGACTGAAAACAAGCCCAAAGAAGCAGAATTGGCTTACAAAAATGGCCTAAAACACAACCCTAGAAATTATAATATCTTAGGCAATCTAGCAGAGTTGTACGACTGCGTTTATAAGGATTATGAACAAGCAAAAGAATATTACCTCCACGCTTTTGCCATCTATATGGACGATGCTTTCCATTTGAGCAATTATATTCGAATGTTGGTCTTTGCAAAACAAGATATAAAGGAGGCAAAAGATTATTATATACACTTACAAACCTTGTGTTTTGGAGCCGCCAAACGAGAACCTGAGTTTAATGATTTACAATGGAAACAATTTCAGCAAGCAGAAGCTATTTTGTGGGAACAGTTTCCTGAACTCAAAAAAAACATCTTAAATACAGTGTAACAAAAGTTATGGATGGTTTTTACAAAACGTTTTAGATGAGATTCGATGAAAATTACAGCGCTATCAAGGCGAAAAGTTGAAAAAGAAG from Aureispira anguillae encodes:
- a CDS encoding tetratricopeptide repeat protein, coding for MLNPQEIKNLSSLLISSNDNSVEIAFQLLTNYNEVIEQVTKELVLIAQLSWNDTLRKQAYQFLQKQYDTKQLEQWNEDFRLFHIYNNLFDIEDFDKNWEWFERHELVRLDYMPLIIQNSEYAGEYFAIAETLAEYYKKRLDWAERYYHIPLAHNPQNLNVLITLANLYKNGFHHYDKALLYYNKMLYFEETHYDALEAKGTLLLEYMKKVDEAIKTFELALNFHPQDEVLRIWLADAYMEKNTTTSFPLGKKILETLLEQSPSNSFAWTIYGNRLWLTENKPKEAELAYKNGLKHNPRNYNILGNLAELYDCVYKDYEQAKEYYLHAFAIYMDDAFHLSNYIRMLVFAKQDIKEAKDYYIHLQTLCFGAAKREPEFNDLQWKQFQQAEAILWEQFPELKKNILNTV